A section of the Devosia rhizoryzae genome encodes:
- a CDS encoding mannose-1-phosphate guanylyltransferase/mannose-6-phosphate isomerase: protein MTPVVVPLILAGGQGTRLWPMSRAARPKQFLPLMGPTSLFQRTLERVNNRRYAPAVVITNSEYRFLVGEQAAELGIALTSVLLEPVARNTAVAIAASAAHIAARFGADALLHVLPSDHEVDADEGYWVAVDEAIRAAANGDLVTFGIKPGHAETGFGYIKSDAKVGGEAKKVERFVEKPDSARAAQMLDEGGYFWNSGMFMLGAGTFLSEAERLAPETHQAAQASVRSAREDLDFVRLDEAAFAAAPNISVDYAIFEKTDRASVVAVEFPWSDLGSWDAVWKSGNGDEAGNVVQGAVTLSDVSSSLVISDHAHIAVHGLDDVAVIATNDAIFVGRLSQAQKVGEMVKRLRADKSTSTLTEIHRTAYRPWGGYASVLNGDRFQVKRLFVKPGKKLSLQKHHHRAEHWVVVRGTAEVTVDGVNTILSENQSIYLPLGCTHRLANPGKIELELIEVQTGSYLGEDDIIRIEDEFGRA, encoded by the coding sequence ATGACCCCTGTCGTTGTCCCCCTGATCCTCGCCGGCGGCCAGGGCACGAGGCTTTGGCCGATGTCTCGCGCGGCACGGCCCAAGCAGTTCCTGCCCTTGATGGGACCGACGAGTCTTTTTCAGCGCACCCTCGAGCGCGTGAACAACCGCCGTTACGCCCCGGCCGTCGTCATCACCAATTCCGAATACCGCTTTCTGGTCGGTGAGCAGGCGGCGGAACTCGGCATCGCGCTCACCAGCGTGTTGCTCGAGCCTGTGGCGCGCAACACCGCGGTCGCCATAGCCGCCAGCGCCGCCCATATCGCCGCCCGCTTCGGAGCCGATGCCTTGCTCCACGTGCTGCCGTCCGACCACGAGGTGGACGCCGATGAGGGCTACTGGGTCGCTGTGGACGAGGCCATCCGCGCTGCGGCGAACGGCGATCTCGTGACTTTTGGGATAAAGCCCGGTCACGCCGAGACTGGTTTTGGCTACATCAAGTCGGACGCCAAGGTCGGTGGAGAAGCGAAAAAGGTCGAGCGGTTCGTCGAAAAGCCAGATTCTGCTCGTGCCGCTCAGATGCTCGACGAAGGTGGGTACTTCTGGAATTCCGGCATGTTCATGCTGGGCGCCGGAACGTTCTTGAGCGAAGCCGAACGCCTGGCGCCGGAGACGCATCAGGCAGCGCAGGCATCCGTTCGCAGCGCCCGTGAAGACCTCGACTTCGTCCGCTTGGACGAAGCGGCCTTCGCCGCCGCACCGAACATATCCGTCGATTACGCGATCTTTGAAAAAACCGATCGCGCCTCCGTCGTCGCAGTCGAATTCCCTTGGTCCGACCTTGGCAGCTGGGACGCTGTTTGGAAGAGCGGCAACGGCGATGAGGCGGGCAACGTCGTGCAAGGCGCCGTGACCCTCTCCGATGTCTCCAGCTCGCTCGTGATCAGCGACCACGCCCACATCGCTGTTCACGGCCTCGACGACGTCGCCGTCATCGCCACCAATGACGCCATCTTTGTCGGCCGTTTGTCGCAAGCTCAAAAAGTCGGCGAGATGGTCAAGCGCCTCCGCGCCGATAAGAGCACGTCGACGCTCACCGAAATTCATCGCACCGCCTATCGCCCTTGGGGTGGATACGCATCGGTGCTGAACGGCGACCGCTTCCAGGTCAAGCGCCTGTTCGTCAAGCCCGGCAAGAAGCTGAGCCTTCAAAAGCACCACCACCGGGCCGAACATTGGGTCGTGGTGCGCGGCACGGCCGAGGTCACCGTCGATGGCGTCAACACGATCCTTTCGGAGAACCAATCCATCTACCTGCCGCTCGGCTGCACGCATCGGCTCGCCAATCCCGGTAAGATCGAGCTCGAACTGATCGAAGTGCAGACCGGATCCTACCTCGGCGAAGACGACATCATTCGCATAGAGGACGAGTTCGGGCGCGCTTGA
- a CDS encoding nitroreductase family protein encodes MPADPALRDHLLTRRSTGIAFLSEPGPTAEELQTLLTIATRVPDHGKIAPWRLVVIAGEARRQAGDKLAEIAARNTPGLDEASLEVERQRFLPAPLTIAVISSPQDHPKVPEFEQLLSAGNVAFNLLHGAAALGFGASWVTRWYAFDAAAGEMLGVRPGERIVAFVHIGTAKTTLEDRPRPALDDVVSYWQA; translated from the coding sequence ATGCCCGCCGATCCCGCGCTGCGTGACCATCTGCTGACCCGCCGCTCCACCGGTATTGCCTTTCTGAGCGAGCCTGGGCCTACAGCCGAGGAATTGCAAACGTTGCTGACGATCGCAACGAGGGTTCCCGATCATGGCAAGATCGCGCCGTGGCGGCTGGTGGTCATTGCGGGAGAGGCGCGGCGACAGGCGGGCGACAAGCTCGCTGAAATAGCGGCCCGCAACACTCCAGGCCTAGACGAGGCAAGTCTTGAAGTCGAGCGGCAGCGCTTCCTCCCGGCACCTTTGACGATTGCGGTGATCTCGTCGCCTCAGGACCATCCCAAGGTGCCCGAGTTCGAACAATTGCTTTCCGCCGGCAATGTCGCGTTCAACCTGTTGCATGGGGCTGCGGCCCTGGGCTTTGGGGCTTCGTGGGTGACGCGCTGGTATGCCTTCGACGCGGCGGCGGGCGAGATGCTCGGCGTCCGGCCCGGCGAGCGGATCGTGGCCTTTGTTCATATCGGGACTGCCAAGACGACCTTGGAAGATCGTCCTCGCCCGGCCCTCGATGATGTCGTGAGCTATTGGCAGGCCTAG
- a CDS encoding transglycosylase SLT domain-containing protein — protein sequence MGVQPISVPQSVANALTAAGDRSGVDFSYLLQTAMRESSLNPGARASTSSAVGLFQFLEGTWLQVMKQDGPRLGYGNYADRIEVTSSGDYVVRDPGARAEILRLREDPQVAADLAAAFTRGNGEYLRNSFGRMPSPGELYIAHFLGAQGAEKMFRAGLQNPDQVAVNLFPRQAQANRAIFYDQSGNARTIRQVYQVLVAKHEGVTSPFAVQQMAGEGATPARPVEAPLPSRFSEENMSFTGLFRTEPEALDDDRGAGEAASPFFTQLYSQ from the coding sequence ATGGGTGTGCAGCCGATTTCAGTTCCGCAGAGCGTCGCGAACGCTTTGACCGCTGCGGGCGATCGCAGCGGCGTCGATTTCAGCTACCTGCTGCAGACGGCGATGCGGGAAAGCAGTCTCAACCCTGGTGCGCGCGCCAGCACGTCCTCGGCCGTCGGGCTTTTCCAGTTTCTTGAAGGCACCTGGCTGCAGGTGATGAAGCAGGACGGCCCGCGCCTCGGCTACGGCAACTATGCCGACCGCATCGAGGTGACATCGAGCGGTGATTACGTGGTTCGCGACCCTGGCGCTCGGGCCGAGATCCTGCGGCTGCGCGAAGATCCGCAGGTCGCGGCAGATCTGGCGGCAGCGTTCACGCGAGGCAATGGCGAATATCTGCGCAACAGTTTTGGCCGGATGCCGAGCCCTGGAGAGCTATACATCGCCCATTTCCTGGGTGCCCAGGGCGCGGAAAAGATGTTCCGGGCCGGGCTGCAAAATCCCGATCAGGTGGCGGTGAACCTCTTTCCCCGGCAGGCGCAGGCGAACCGCGCAATCTTTTATGATCAGTCCGGCAATGCGCGCACCATCAGGCAGGTTTATCAGGTGCTTGTCGCAAAGCATGAAGGCGTAACTTCGCCCTTTGCCGTGCAGCAAATGGCGGGTGAGGGAGCTACACCAGCCCGCCCGGTCGAAGCTCCGCTGCCATCCCGGTTTTCGGAAGAGAATATGTCTTTTACCGGATTGTTTCGGACCGAGCCCGAGGCTCTGGATGATGACCGAGGAGCGGGGGAAGCGGCTAGCCCGTTCTTCACCCAGCTCTATAGCCAGTAA
- a CDS encoding DUF2336 domain-containing protein gives MIGYQAFADLSQSSDSNERGHAAHLAALAYLDHRGPADEHAALYAALIGFLDDPSVKVRAALAYGLLHSPDAPRPIIVAMLGDSPIISRAVLQYSPLLVDADLLPIVRSGDVATLAAVAERRVLSLRLVSALVARGEDELTIGLLRRPEVPFGAALLDSLAAGKGADAKMRGALLCRPDLPASARLVLVRRATESLRECRMVKGALAPERLERLLRDGTDNALTVIGETASDDTAFVDGLVGSDQLNTRLLLQAMVTGHVMFFSACLASLAQLSREKVFVLLENGSRPALNALFLRCGLDPAISRLLVRLIMLARTADLSDDVAARHYVVTALTEELIAEYDGDIPPELEEAFSYLSAQNVTLARQAARGVMRAFAESSTGVLALPLIEDEPQLQLPAA, from the coding sequence ATGATCGGGTACCAGGCGTTTGCGGACCTATCGCAATCGAGCGACAGCAACGAGCGCGGACATGCGGCTCATCTTGCGGCTCTTGCCTATCTCGACCACCGCGGGCCTGCCGACGAGCATGCCGCCCTTTATGCGGCGCTGATCGGCTTCCTTGACGATCCTTCTGTGAAGGTGCGGGCCGCGCTGGCCTATGGGCTGCTCCATTCTCCTGACGCTCCGCGGCCGATCATCGTGGCCATGCTGGGCGACAGTCCTATCATTTCTCGAGCTGTCCTCCAGTATTCGCCTTTGCTGGTCGATGCCGACCTTCTGCCGATTGTGCGGAGCGGCGATGTTGCCACCTTGGCGGCCGTTGCGGAACGGCGCGTGCTCAGCCTTCGCCTCGTGTCCGCATTGGTGGCGCGGGGCGAGGACGAGCTAACGATTGGTTTGTTGCGCCGGCCGGAGGTCCCCTTCGGTGCAGCGCTGCTTGATAGTCTTGCAGCGGGCAAGGGTGCCGATGCGAAGATGCGTGGCGCCTTGCTGTGCCGCCCGGACCTGCCGGCCTCAGCCCGTTTGGTGCTGGTCCGCCGCGCTACCGAAAGCCTGCGCGAATGCCGGATGGTCAAGGGTGCCCTAGCTCCCGAGCGGCTCGAACGACTGCTGCGGGACGGCACTGATAACGCTCTGACGGTGATCGGCGAAACTGCCAGCGACGACACGGCATTCGTCGATGGCCTTGTGGGCAGTGACCAGCTCAACACTCGCCTGCTGCTTCAGGCCATGGTGACCGGCCATGTGATGTTCTTTTCCGCTTGCCTTGCGTCATTGGCACAGCTGTCGCGAGAGAAGGTCTTTGTGCTGCTCGAAAACGGCAGCCGCCCGGCGCTCAATGCCTTGTTCCTGCGGTGCGGTCTTGATCCGGCAATCAGCCGGCTTCTGGTTCGGCTGATCATGCTCGCGCGCACCGCCGACCTGTCGGACGATGTCGCTGCCCGCCATTATGTGGTGACGGCGCTGACCGAAGAGCTGATCGCCGAGTATGACGGTGACATCCCGCCCGAGCTCGAGGAGGCCTTCTCCTACCTTAGCGCGCAGAACGTCACTTTGGCGCGGCAGGCAGCGCGCGGGGTCATGCGCGCCTTTGCCGAAAGCAGCACCGGCGTCCTGGCGCTCCCTTTGATCGAAGACGAGCCGCAGCTGCAGCTGCCCGCAGCCTAG
- a CDS encoding NAD kinase — protein sequence MADPKIWFVTNNTAAADAAADRLRARYGNCEAEDADLVVALGGDGLMLQTLHRVMGRNVPTYGMNFGSVGFLMNEFSEDKLEQRLAEAQRTHIYPLSMTVLDASGRTQSALAINEVSLFRSSYQAAKLQILVDDAVRLEELICDGALLATPAGSTAYNLSAHGPILPIEAELLALTPISPFRPRRWRGAILSNRATVKFITREADKRPVSAVADNVEFQNVREVTVAEDRTHRVTLLFDPGTSLEERVLSEQFRF from the coding sequence TTGGCAGATCCCAAAATCTGGTTTGTGACCAACAATACCGCAGCGGCCGATGCTGCCGCCGACCGGCTGCGCGCCCGCTATGGCAACTGCGAGGCCGAAGACGCCGATCTGGTTGTGGCACTGGGCGGCGATGGGCTGATGCTCCAAACTCTCCATCGTGTCATGGGCCGCAACGTGCCCACCTATGGCATGAACTTCGGCTCTGTCGGATTCCTGATGAACGAGTTCAGTGAAGACAAGCTGGAGCAGCGCCTGGCCGAGGCTCAGCGCACCCATATCTATCCGTTGTCGATGACCGTGCTGGACGCTTCCGGCCGGACCCAGTCGGCACTCGCCATCAACGAAGTGTCGCTCTTTCGTTCGAGCTATCAAGCGGCCAAGCTACAGATTCTGGTCGATGATGCCGTGCGTCTCGAAGAGCTGATCTGCGACGGGGCGCTGCTCGCGACCCCGGCCGGCTCCACCGCCTACAACCTTTCGGCCCATGGCCCGATCCTGCCGATCGAGGCCGAACTCCTTGCGCTGACGCCGATCTCCCCATTCCGGCCCCGTCGCTGGCGCGGCGCCATCCTCTCCAATCGGGCAACGGTCAAGTTCATCACCCGCGAGGCGGACAAGCGGCCCGTCAGCGCCGTGGCGGATAATGTCGAGTTCCAGAACGTGCGCGAGGTTACGGTCGCCGAGGACCGTACGCACCGCGTGACGCTGCTGTTTGATCCGGGGACCAGCCTCGAGGAACGGGTCCTCAGCGAGCAGTTCCGCTTCTAG
- a CDS encoding type 1 periplasmic-binding domain-containing protein, whose amino-acid sequence MIREGYLADWPMLLDGPVVSVRGAFHPNAEGEGSAHAYVALANGALFKFYYWRLIVGGESAVTSFDHLSRLGGPPIDAIAQLTAALEGQHCLRAELDLTRGDIALLLGNGTRLEALRIRTLFEDWEVEGPDSSLYWSNMIWKRP is encoded by the coding sequence GTGATCAGAGAAGGATATCTCGCCGACTGGCCGATGCTGCTCGATGGTCCGGTTGTGTCTGTGCGTGGAGCCTTTCACCCCAATGCAGAAGGCGAAGGCTCGGCTCATGCCTATGTGGCACTGGCCAATGGCGCCTTGTTCAAGTTCTACTATTGGCGCCTCATCGTCGGCGGCGAAAGCGCGGTGACCAGCTTTGATCACCTCAGCCGCCTTGGTGGACCGCCCATCGATGCGATCGCCCAGCTCACCGCCGCTCTCGAGGGGCAGCATTGTTTGCGCGCCGAGCTCGATCTCACGCGCGGCGATATTGCGCTGTTGCTCGGCAATGGGACACGGCTTGAGGCGCTGCGCATTCGAACACTGTTCGAAGATTGGGAAGTGGAAGGACCCGACAGCTCGCTTTATTGGTCCAACATGATCTGGAAGAGGCCTTAG
- a CDS encoding HD domain-containing protein, which translates to MGELEQRARAFATAAHGSIDQQRKYTGEPYIVHPLAVAEIVRTVAHSEEMIAAALLHDVVEDTPVTIEEIEAEFGPEVAELVGWLTDVSKPSDGNRRKRKHLDLLHTAKATPAAKTIKLADLIDNTKSIAKHDPSFWHVYRREKEALLEVLKEGDPVLWRLAASQALRK; encoded by the coding sequence TTGGGCGAGCTCGAACAAAGGGCAAGAGCGTTCGCGACTGCGGCGCATGGGTCCATCGACCAGCAGCGCAAGTATACGGGTGAGCCATATATCGTTCACCCTCTCGCCGTCGCCGAGATCGTTCGCACCGTAGCGCACAGCGAAGAGATGATCGCGGCGGCGCTGCTGCATGATGTGGTCGAAGATACGCCGGTGACGATCGAGGAGATCGAAGCCGAGTTTGGTCCGGAAGTCGCCGAGCTTGTGGGGTGGCTCACCGACGTTTCAAAACCTTCGGATGGCAATCGGCGCAAGCGCAAGCATCTTGACCTGTTGCATACGGCCAAGGCAACGCCGGCGGCCAAGACGATCAAGCTGGCCGACCTGATCGACAACACCAAGAGTATCGCCAAACACGATCCGAGCTTTTGGCATGTCTATCGGCGGGAGAAGGAAGCGCTGCTCGAAGTGCTGAAAGAGGGCGACCCAGTACTTTGGCGGCTCGCCGCCTCTCAGGCCCTGCGCAAATAG
- a CDS encoding tetratricopeptide repeat protein has translation MRFWSTLFILSALAGAAPMAAEGRQAECAPQDRACVKAQLELAAAGGDLAAKIELARLLLDELEQGLNWARAATLLEQVSATGDAWSTSILAGLYLEGKGVPQDGRKVMALLIPQAAKGNVGAVAGLGDLFAKGAGMIAPDLPRAARYFARAAEAGDRHGAYQLALMLLNGEGIAADVPRSVAMFEDLNTPVDPWISIQLGEIYAGGKASPAERAIEYFSQAAETGNAPAMVRLAQMYQSGVGSVQPDASRAMALLEQAASLGDMGGRVNLALMLLADGKARDIDRAVSILEEAAAEDAVWPATILAGLYAQGKVVPLDGVRAKALLQPYADQGVAAALVGLGDIYAKGAGQVAADLPLARRLFTQAADTGDLSAKNRLGFMLLAGEGGRADAKRGLDLLEPVMESGDTWAMLQLADIYAQGIAVPQDANKAIDLYGRAAELGNAAGLSRIGLMFRNGAGGVAANTPLALDYFEQALAADDATGRIQVALMLLEEGSSQDIGRAVDLLDGAAKAGDVWATTILADLLIRGEKVAADGTRALALLQPLAEDENAAALASLGNLYAVGAGEIEADIAKAAGYYEQAAALGEYSAKSRLGMMLVKGEGIQADPVRGLSLLRDVAAIGDGWAKIQLGDVLASGENVPLDAEGAIAAYQAAREAGLPAAAIKLGYLYLSGKGSVSADPVRAASYFSDAADAGEDVGKISLALLMLEGKGVEKDTEQAITLLQEVAARGSGWANGTLGGLFADGRNLTPDFEQARAYSEAALQGGDKGAMLRFGMMLATGPLAPKHRSEGIELVQEAASAQLPGAMVERARLQSMGLMGSDGAKVAEASLLGEIDAGDPAALRLLLQVYRSGGPGLKASVRRAQSLLDAHADLLTTEAVAFETLALRAATPATQESLGQIGSALRGVAPTDLSRAVQMLFWGDKNAYVYALQYGLRDAGLYDGPLSGYLTRQTISAINQVCAQQHIEQICRKGPLTPEVAVELSKYLAQRPVSQAARS, from the coding sequence ATGCGCTTTTGGTCAACTTTGTTCATTCTGTCGGCGCTTGCAGGAGCGGCGCCGATGGCAGCGGAGGGCCGCCAGGCTGAGTGTGCGCCGCAGGATCGAGCCTGCGTCAAAGCTCAACTCGAACTTGCGGCAGCCGGAGGGGATCTGGCGGCGAAGATTGAGCTGGCGCGGTTGCTGCTCGACGAGCTGGAGCAAGGACTGAACTGGGCTCGCGCTGCCACGCTTCTGGAACAGGTTTCAGCCACAGGGGACGCCTGGTCGACCAGCATCCTGGCGGGTCTTTACCTCGAAGGCAAAGGCGTGCCGCAGGACGGGCGCAAGGTGATGGCGCTGTTGATCCCGCAGGCGGCAAAGGGCAATGTCGGCGCTGTTGCGGGGCTGGGCGACCTGTTCGCCAAGGGGGCCGGGATGATCGCGCCCGATCTGCCGCGCGCCGCCCGGTATTTCGCGCGGGCCGCGGAAGCTGGGGACCGCCACGGCGCGTATCAACTCGCCCTGATGCTTCTCAACGGGGAGGGCATTGCTGCCGACGTTCCCCGATCGGTTGCCATGTTCGAAGACCTCAACACGCCGGTCGATCCCTGGATATCGATCCAGCTGGGCGAGATCTATGCCGGCGGCAAGGCAAGTCCTGCGGAACGGGCGATCGAATATTTCAGCCAAGCTGCCGAGACCGGCAATGCGCCCGCCATGGTGCGTTTGGCGCAGATGTATCAGTCTGGCGTTGGTTCGGTGCAGCCTGATGCCTCCAGGGCAATGGCTCTGTTGGAACAGGCCGCTTCGCTAGGCGACATGGGTGGGCGGGTCAATCTGGCGCTGATGCTGCTTGCCGATGGAAAGGCGAGGGACATCGATCGCGCCGTGAGCATCCTCGAGGAAGCGGCTGCGGAAGATGCGGTTTGGCCGGCCACGATCCTTGCCGGGCTCTACGCCCAGGGCAAGGTTGTGCCGCTGGACGGGGTGCGGGCGAAAGCCCTTTTGCAGCCCTATGCCGACCAAGGCGTCGCGGCGGCGCTGGTGGGGCTCGGAGACATCTATGCCAAGGGCGCAGGGCAGGTGGCTGCCGATCTGCCTCTGGCGCGGCGGCTTTTCACTCAGGCTGCCGACACCGGTGACCTCTCCGCCAAGAACCGGCTGGGCTTCATGCTGCTGGCAGGAGAGGGGGGCAGGGCTGACGCAAAGCGCGGACTGGACCTGCTCGAGCCCGTCATGGAGAGTGGTGATACCTGGGCAATGCTGCAGCTGGCGGACATCTACGCCCAAGGCATTGCTGTCCCTCAGGACGCCAACAAGGCGATAGACCTTTACGGCCGGGCCGCGGAGCTGGGCAATGCTGCAGGGCTGAGCCGCATCGGCCTGATGTTTCGAAACGGCGCAGGCGGGGTGGCGGCCAACACTCCGCTTGCGCTGGACTATTTCGAACAGGCGCTGGCCGCCGATGACGCCACCGGCCGCATCCAGGTGGCTTTGATGTTGCTCGAGGAGGGGTCGTCTCAGGATATCGGGCGTGCTGTAGACCTGCTCGATGGCGCCGCCAAGGCGGGAGATGTCTGGGCGACGACCATCTTGGCCGACCTGCTTATCAGGGGCGAGAAGGTCGCGGCTGATGGGACGCGCGCATTGGCATTGCTCCAGCCGCTTGCCGAGGATGAAAATGCCGCGGCCTTGGCAAGCCTGGGCAATCTCTACGCGGTGGGCGCTGGTGAGATCGAGGCGGATATCGCCAAGGCGGCCGGCTACTACGAACAGGCCGCAGCGCTGGGGGAATATAGTGCCAAGAGCCGGCTTGGCATGATGTTGGTCAAGGGCGAGGGCATCCAGGCCGATCCGGTTCGGGGGCTTTCGCTGCTGCGGGACGTGGCGGCTATTGGCGACGGCTGGGCCAAGATACAGCTGGGCGACGTGCTGGCATCGGGCGAAAATGTGCCCCTCGATGCAGAGGGTGCGATCGCTGCCTATCAGGCCGCGAGAGAAGCCGGGCTGCCTGCTGCAGCAATCAAACTGGGTTACCTGTACCTTTCCGGCAAGGGATCGGTCAGTGCCGATCCGGTGCGCGCGGCCAGCTATTTTTCAGACGCTGCTGACGCTGGCGAAGACGTCGGCAAGATCAGCCTGGCTTTGCTGATGCTTGAGGGTAAAGGGGTCGAAAAGGACACGGAGCAGGCCATCACGTTGTTGCAGGAGGTTGCCGCAAGGGGCAGCGGCTGGGCCAACGGTACCTTGGGTGGGCTGTTCGCTGACGGGCGAAACTTGACGCCAGACTTCGAGCAGGCCCGCGCCTATTCGGAGGCAGCGCTCCAAGGAGGGGATAAAGGCGCCATGCTCCGTTTTGGCATGATGCTGGCAACGGGCCCCCTCGCGCCAAAACACCGGTCAGAGGGCATCGAGCTTGTACAGGAGGCTGCATCTGCCCAGTTGCCTGGTGCCATGGTGGAGCGTGCTCGTTTGCAGTCGATGGGATTGATGGGCAGCGACGGGGCCAAGGTGGCCGAGGCCAGTCTGCTCGGGGAGATCGACGCGGGGGACCCGGCGGCCCTGAGGCTCCTGCTGCAGGTCTATCGTTCGGGCGGCCCTGGGCTCAAGGCCAGCGTACGGCGGGCACAAAGCCTGCTGGACGCCCATGCTGACTTGCTCACGACAGAAGCGGTGGCGTTCGAGACGCTGGCCTTGCGTGCCGCAACCCCGGCTACCCAGGAGTCCTTGGGCCAGATTGGATCGGCGCTTAGGGGCGTAGCTCCGACGGATCTCTCGCGGGCCGTGCAGATGCTGTTCTGGGGTGACAAGAATGCCTATGTCTACGCGCTTCAGTACGGGCTTCGCGACGCCGGTCTTTACGATGGCCCGCTGAGCGGTTACCTCACGCGGCAAACCATTTCCGCCATCAATCAGGTATGCGCCCAGCAGCATATCGAGCAGATTTGCCGGAAAGGTCCTCTGACGCCGGAAGTGGCGGTTGAATTGAGCAAGTATCTGGCCCAACGGCCAGTGTCTCAGGCTGCGCGATCCTGA
- a CDS encoding LuxR C-terminal-related transcriptional regulator, whose amino-acid sequence MSQSVTIVLADSQQIFLLGLREVFARSDEISVVAEAHDAMEAMRFAAQHQPDMLLIELWMQGHDSSEHFEEVFSASPKTKVVALAASESNKDMVSAMSAGASGFASKHATPDELVSIIRRVHEGETYLSPQALAGWLAGLKATPRQENSAASGINLTSQELAVLSAITEGRNNKEAASLLGISAATVKYHLAHIFVKLGVRNRVEAAVLARGLVEDKDV is encoded by the coding sequence GTGTCTCAATCCGTCACTATCGTTCTAGCCGATAGTCAGCAGATCTTTCTGCTCGGTCTGCGGGAGGTCTTTGCCAGGTCAGACGAGATAAGCGTCGTGGCAGAGGCGCACGATGCCATGGAGGCAATGCGCTTTGCCGCTCAGCATCAGCCCGACATGCTGCTGATCGAATTGTGGATGCAGGGCCACGATAGTTCCGAGCACTTCGAAGAGGTTTTTTCGGCGAGCCCGAAAACCAAGGTCGTCGCCCTCGCCGCCTCCGAAAGCAACAAGGATATGGTGTCAGCCATGAGCGCGGGTGCATCCGGCTTCGCTTCGAAGCACGCCACGCCTGATGAGCTCGTTTCCATCATTCGCCGTGTCCACGAGGGCGAGACTTACCTGTCGCCTCAGGCACTCGCCGGCTGGCTGGCTGGGCTGAAGGCAACGCCGCGTCAGGAAAACAGTGCAGCGTCCGGCATAAACCTGACATCGCAGGAATTGGCGGTGCTTTCTGCCATTACGGAGGGCAGAAACAACAAGGAGGCTGCCTCCCTGCTCGGCATCAGTGCGGCGACCGTGAAATACCACCTGGCGCATATTTTCGTTAAACTCGGCGTGCGCAATCGTGTCGAGGCCGCCGTCCTGGCGCGCGGGCTTGTCGAAGACAAGGACGTGTAA